In Aphanothece sacrum FPU1, a single window of DNA contains:
- the trpE gene encoding anthranilate synthase component I — MIFPDFEQFSALAEQGNFIPVYQEWVADLETPVSSWYKVCGDRPYSFLLESVEGGENLGRYSFLGCDPVWILETRGHTTTQTHRDGTVKVFEGNPFEILTECIGPIVPVTLPELPSGIGGLFGFWGYELIQWIESRVPVYPLKDEDLPDGVWMQVDNLIIFDQVKRKIWAIAYGDLRDTTVSREDAYQDACDRVTKLVLKLQLPLPIEAKILELNQKSPEVEPLVYESNTQRSQFCDNVRRAKDYIRAGDIFQVVISQRLRAIYSDNPFNLYRSLRLINPSPYMAYYNFGDWQIIGSSPEIMVKAEQTDENHIKTTLRPIAGTRRRGKTVTEDQALAQDLLQDPKEIAEHVMLVDLGRNDLGRVCLEGSVTVDELMVIERYSHVMHIVSNVIGELAPNKTAWDLLKACFPAGTVSGAPKIRAMEIIHELEPERRGPYSGIYGYYDFERQLNTAITIRTMVVRSLGGNQHQVFVQAGAGLVADSDPETEYEETISKARGLLEAIRRLT; from the coding sequence ATGATTTTTCCCGATTTTGAGCAGTTTTCTGCTTTAGCTGAACAAGGCAATTTTATTCCGGTGTATCAAGAATGGGTGGCTGATTTGGAAACCCCTGTTTCTTCCTGGTATAAAGTATGTGGCGATCGCCCTTATAGTTTTTTATTAGAATCGGTGGAAGGGGGAGAAAATCTCGGACGTTACAGTTTTTTGGGTTGTGATCCGGTTTGGATATTAGAAACTAGAGGTCATACTACTACCCAGACTCATCGAGATGGCACTGTTAAAGTGTTTGAAGGCAACCCCTTTGAGATCTTAACTGAGTGTATTGGCCCTATTGTTCCCGTCACTTTACCTGAACTCCCATCAGGTATCGGCGGTTTGTTCGGTTTTTGGGGTTATGAACTAATTCAATGGATCGAGTCAAGAGTCCCTGTTTATCCCCTAAAAGATGAAGATTTGCCCGATGGGGTCTGGATGCAAGTTGATAATCTGATTATTTTTGATCAGGTAAAACGGAAAATTTGGGCGATCGCCTATGGAGATTTACGAGATACTACTGTTAGTCGAGAAGATGCTTATCAAGACGCTTGCGATCGCGTGACGAAATTGGTGTTGAAGTTACAACTTCCTTTACCCATAGAAGCCAAAATATTAGAATTAAACCAGAAATCGCCTGAAGTTGAGCCTTTAGTGTATGAAAGTAATACTCAGCGATCGCAATTTTGTGATAATGTCCGTCGCGCTAAGGACTACATCAGGGCCGGAGATATCTTTCAGGTGGTCATTTCTCAACGTTTACGGGCTATTTATAGTGATAATCCTTTTAATCTCTATCGTTCCCTCAGATTGATCAATCCTTCTCCTTACATGGCTTATTATAATTTTGGGGATTGGCAAATTATCGGGTCAAGTCCCGAAATTATGGTTAAAGCGGAACAAACGGACGAAAATCACATTAAAACAACTCTAAGACCCATTGCCGGAACTCGAAGACGGGGTAAAACCGTCACAGAAGATCAAGCATTAGCTCAAGATTTACTGCAAGATCCCAAAGAAATCGCTGAACACGTGATGTTAGTGGATTTAGGGCGTAATGATTTGGGCCGGGTATGTCTCGAAGGAAGTGTCACGGTTGACGAATTAATGGTCATTGAGCGATACTCTCATGTGATGCACATCGTTAGTAACGTTATCGGAGAATTAGCCCCTAATAAGACTGCCTGGGACTTACTGAAGGCTTGTTTTCCGGCCGGAACTGTCAGTGGTGCGCCCAAAATTCGGGCCATGGAAATTATCCATGAACTTGAACCGGAACGACGAGGCCCCTATTCAGGAATTTATGGTTATTATGATTTTGAAAGACAACTTAATACGGCCATAACTATTCGTACTATGGTAGTCAGATCTCTAGGAGGCAATCAACATCAGGTGTTTGTTCAAGCAGGGGCCGGTTTAGTGGCTGATTCTGATCCCGAAACGGAATACGAAGAAACCATCAGTAAAGCCAGAGGACTTCTAGAAGCCATAAGACGTTTAACTTAA
- a CDS encoding photosystem I reaction center subunit II PsaD, translating to MAEELQGQLPKFGGSTGGLLSKAEREEKYAITWTSSTEQVFEMPTGGAAIMNEGDNLLYLARKEQCLALGTQLRTKFKPKIDNYKIYRVYPSGEVQYLHPADGVFPEKVNQGREFNGKKDRNIGSNPEPVTLKFSGKAPCDV from the coding sequence ATGGCAGAAGAACTTCAAGGACAACTACCTAAATTCGGTGGTAGCACTGGCGGCTTACTCTCGAAAGCTGAGCGTGAAGAAAAATACGCTATCACCTGGACAAGCTCTACAGAGCAAGTCTTTGAGATGCCTACAGGTGGAGCCGCTATCATGAATGAAGGCGACAATCTCCTGTATTTAGCTCGTAAAGAGCAATGTCTGGCCTTGGGAACTCAGTTACGTACTAAGTTCAAACCCAAAATCGACAACTATAAAATTTACCGGGTCTATCCCAGTGGAGAAGTACAATATCTTCATCCTGCCGATGGAGTATTTCCCGAAAAAGTCAATCAAGGCCGGGAATTTAACGGCAAGAAAGACAGAAATATTGGTAGCAACCCTGAACCTGTTACCCTCAAATTCTCCGGTAAAGCACCTTGTGACGTTTAA
- the psbV gene encoding photosystem II cytochrome c-550: MKRFFLVAIATVFFFLQFQLNPANAIVLTEDTLTIPLNESGSKTVFKAEQYTNGNRLFIQECTQCHLQGKTKTNNNVSLGLADLGKAEPPRDNLLALIDYLENPTSYDGEDDYKELHPNVSRPDIYPELRNWTKQDVEDVAGYMLIAPRLDQRWGGTIYF; this comes from the coding sequence GTGAAACGATTCTTTTTAGTTGCGATCGCAACAGTATTTTTCTTTTTGCAATTTCAACTTAATCCAGCCAACGCCATAGTATTGACTGAAGATACTCTTACCATTCCTTTAAATGAGTCAGGATCAAAGACTGTCTTTAAAGCTGAACAATATACTAATGGTAATAGACTGTTCATTCAAGAATGTACTCAATGTCATCTACAAGGTAAAACAAAAACTAACAATAATGTGAGTTTAGGACTCGCTGATTTAGGGAAAGCAGAACCTCCCCGTGATAATTTGTTAGCTTTGATTGATTACTTAGAAAACCCTACCAGTTATGATGGCGAAGATGACTATAAGGAATTACATCCTAATGTGAGTCGCCCTGATATCTATCCTGAGTTGAGAAACTGGACTAAACAAGATGTCGAGGATGTGGCAGGTTATATGCTAATTGCCCCCAGACTTGACCAAAGATGGGGCGGTACCATTTATTTCTAA